The genomic stretch CGAGCAAATCCGCAGCTGGTATCGGTATCGCAGCGGGCCACGGCAAAAAGGCACGCCTGCCAGCACCAACGGATGCAGCTTTGATGATTTCGTTCTGGCGGTAATTTCGGACGATCCGCCGCCCTTTGCCGGCATTGGCAGCCAGTTCAACTTTGTCACCTCGGGCAAGGGCGCGGTTCTGGTCACCCATCTGTTCGCCTATGAACGCCAGCCGGTGTTCCGCGCCTTTCTGACAAACGCCTTTGGCGAAGAGGTCACGCTGAAGCAGAAAAACGTCTCGCCCCCTGCGGCGGCACCGCTGTCAGCAGAAGTCGAAGCCAAGCTGCGCGCAGCAAGGGCTGACGAATTTGCGCTGTACGAGCGCATAATAGAGTCTGGCGGCCATCTGGTGACGCCCGTCGACTGACTGCGCGGCAATGATCGGCATCAACATCGCTGATGCCCAAACAAGCAGCGCGCCGATCATGTACAACGACACCCGCAGCCCCCGGCCCTGGCTGACCAGACCATTGCAGTCACCGCGCCCAAAGCCGCTTGCATCAGCTCCGTCGCAGGCCCATGATCGGTGCGCTGCCGCGCGCCACGCAGCGGTGCAAGGCACTGCGGGAC from Pseudosulfitobacter sp. DSM 107133 encodes the following:
- a CDS encoding sulfotransferase family 2 domain-containing protein, whose protein sequence is MLVFSEQKLAFLAVPKTGTTAFEMALRSRADMILSKRRKHLTAARFHNKVAPFLADTFNLSVETMAVMRDPVEQIRSWYRYRSGPRQKGTPASTNGCSFDDFVLAVISDDPPPFAGIGSQFNFVTSGKGAVLVTHLFAYERQPVFRAFLTNAFGEEVTLKQKNVSPPAAAPLSAEVEAKLRAARADEFALYERIIESGGHLVTPVD